In one Salvelinus fontinalis isolate EN_2023a chromosome 16, ASM2944872v1, whole genome shotgun sequence genomic region, the following are encoded:
- the LOC129812809 gene encoding LOW QUALITY PROTEIN: mitogen-activated protein kinase-binding protein 1-like (The sequence of the model RefSeq protein was modified relative to this genomic sequence to represent the inferred CDS: inserted 2 bases in 1 codon), which produces MTVEGSTIKSRIKNLLRSPSIKLRRNKALNNKENLTNKVTLEKVLGITAFGNRALACDPRSGLVAYPAGCVVVLLNPKKNKQHHILNSSRKTITTLSFSPDGKFVVTGESGHMPAVRVWDVAERTQVAELQEHKYGISCVAFSPNSKYIVSVGYQHDMIINVWAWKKNIVVAANKVSSKVTAVSFSDDSNYFVTAGNRHVKFWYLDHTKSSKVNATVPLLGRSGLLGELRNNFFSDVACGKGRKAGSTFCITSSGLLCEFNDKRLLDKWVELRKNDSVTTSQATSLSVTDELIFCGCADGTVRAFSPVNLHFICTLPRPHCLGTDIATVVEASHLFSHKMDARCPDTVAVSYDPASRWLSCVYNDHSLYVWDVRDLRKVGKVYSALYHSACVWSVEVYPDRVSDGRQPCLPPGSFLSCSSDNTVRLWNTDGHNTTLSRNVISNDLQKIIYMDNNTAGLLDTECLNSGNGEKADPQTSETRTGIRTMCVSPDGQHLASGDWTGTLRIHDLESMGEILNVQAHDSEILCLEYSKPETGLKLLATASRDRLIHVLDAEREYSLLQTLDEHSSSITAVRFAANEGKVRMISCGADKSIYFRTAQKSDEGTAFTRTHHIVRKTTLYDMDIDPTRKYAVIGCQDRSIRIFNISNGKQKKLYKGSQGEDGTVIKVQTDPSGLYVATSCSDKNISIFDFYSGECVATMFGHSEVVTGMKFTNDCKHMITVSGDSCIFVWRLAPELTISMRQRLSDLKQNGKPVQKTPPHKPCNLSTRREVHSTPPIVTMSSDSDKEVEEEGIEEEDEEERVSPYMVSGCSAGGETDTSDEKHNSHELKRENSFGRRSSQGSHHSEDRGPRPRRRWSRRMDSMDLMVKSMLDLRQLDSFAMPPSSPTKTQTQPVSDSFRDPFREDELGSTISLQPLTAWGESEQRSQQRPKYIMLSPQTPDTETGPVLYPDGFEDRVSLAGSEYLVKELLPGPGASRSVKGYQNHNQWSQGHHDKHSSDSAFSVDYSSSRLSSPDSQQQPPGEEPTEPLXVDGNSSELDMEELEVEEEGGVGRGDAKGMTIVPQTPDQEAFLKQHFGNLAELNNPVSPTRVATPDSISISSKFLSQCSTGSRTSFPFLSKSIGEGKVGSGVVKPLVSQVRPLMEHNQGQSHNQDRDQSQGHSQRKVSEDSQKGPTRRLEVVDTTEKCFNLRASPLRKKLFNPAVDSRRTVSPVAKAAASHLTTTGMRKSQSVQNLHTEDMPLTLSRPSKEVAPLPHHSQASEGPGTLPTTPLPHHSQASEGPVTLPTTPRSTLPSVPPFCSPTSPQPQDNTSTSQSTATMPRSLKSRCSYMSPTTSSMAKMSRSVSMGDNLNMTEEESGSGSSSTPPTTKSQSCSSQSPSTNTYIPVAMVSSASSSLSGMGLAMPQAAVIPTFIASSNPNPTTKSLQAKLTCSTRPQLNLDTSKSLPDKPSLAVFTPNGTSKTTTTSSKTVNEDNLSPRSPVSLLPQQGQNQPPPLSNNVQLVIALSPFPAAPVETSPVQSPEAEQLGLTAELRPEAPVVDNRLEQPKTEESQGLTQEESPVTELSQGNPVYLLSQRGPGQDRTEDSLSMESCRVLASELQNSFRKASRFYRMVNSVPVASRQEQHEMARVLSEAFEVVRAELSSLPQSSPPSPSGEPAAGGSLCTLGYRPAGPGTGGSGSGEERTLALLEQYSELLLKAVEKRLDNN; this is translated from the exons AAAAACATAGTGGTGGCAGCCAACAAGGTGTCCAGTAAAGTCACAGCTGTGTCCTTCTCAGATGACAGCAACTACTTTGTCACGGCAGGGAACAGGCACGTCAAGTTCTGGTACCTGGATCACACCAAATCATCCAAG GTGAACGCCACGGTTCCTCTGCTGGGTCGCTCGGGGCTCCTGGGGGAGCTGAGGAACAACTTCTTCAGTGACGTGGCATGTGGGAAGGGTCGTAAAGCCGGCAGCACCTTCTGCATCACCTCCTCGGGCCTGCTCTGCGAGTTCAATGACAAACGCCTGCTGGACAAATGGGTGGAGCTAAGG AAGAACGACAGTGTCACA ACCAGTCAGGCCACATCTCTGTCTGTGACAGACGAGCTGATCTTCTGTGGTTGTGCCGACGGCACGGTTAGGGCCTTCAGCCCCGTCAACCTGCACTTCATCTGTACCCTGCCACGCCCACACTGCCTGGGCACAGACATCGCCACTGTGGTGGAGGCTAG tcacCTCTTCAGCCACAAGATGGACGCCCGGTGTCCAGACACGGTGGCTGTATCTTATGACCCTGCGAGCCGCTGGCTGTCCTGTGTCTACAACGACCACAGCCTGTACGTGTGGGACGTACGGGACCTCCGCAAAGTGGGCAAGGTCTACTCCGCCCTTTACCACTCGGCCTGCGTGTGGAGCGTCGAG GTGTACCCAGACAGGGTAAGTGATGGCAGGCAGCCCTGTCTGCCTCCAGGCTCCTTCCTCAGCTGTTCTTCAGACAATACGGTCCGGCTCTGGAACACTGATGGACACAACACAACTCTCAGCCGCAACGTCATCAGCAAC gACCTCCAGAAGATTATCTACATGGACAACAACACGGCCGGCCTGCTGGACACAGAGTGCCTCAACTCGGGGAACGGAGAGAAGGCCGACCCCCAGACCTCCGAGACCAGGACGGGCATCAGGACCATGTGTGTCAGCCCAGACGGGCAGCACCTGGCATCGGGCGACTGGACCGGCACCTTGAG GATCCACGATCTGGAGAGCATGGGGGAGATTCTGAACGTTCAGGCCCACGACTCAGAGATCCTGTGTCTGGAATACTCCAAGCCTGAGACGG GGCTGAAGCTGCTAGCCACAGCGAGTCGAGACCGGCTGATCCACGTGCTGGATGCAGAGCGGGAGTACAGCCTGCTGCAGACGCTGGATGAACACTCTTCTTCCATCACCGCTGTACGATTCGCTG CCAATGAAGGCAAGGTCAGGATGATCAGCTGTGGCGCTGACAAGAGCATCTACTTCCGCACAGCGCAGAAg TCAGATGAAGGAACCGCGTTTACCCGCACCCACCACATCGTACGCAAGACAACGCTGTATGACATGGATATCGACCCCACCAGGAAATATGCTGTTATTGGTTGTCAGGACCGCAGCATCAG AATCTTCAACATCAGTAACGGAAAACAGAAGAAACTGTACAAGGGCTCCCAAGGAGAGGATGGGACTGTCATCAAG GTTCAGACAGACCCCTCAGGGCTGTATGTGGCCACCAGCTGTTCAGACAAGAACATCAGCATCTTTGACTTCTACTCTGGGGAGTGTGTGGCCACCATGTTTGGACACTCTG AGGTTGTGACTGGAATGAAGTTTACCAATGACTGCAAGCACATGATAACTGTGTCTGGTGATAGCTGTATCTTTGTGTGGCGTCTGGCCCCGGAGCTGACCATCAGTATGAGACAGCGTCTCTCGGACCTCAAGCAGAACGGCAAGCCAGTTCAGAAGACCCCACCTCACAAACCTTGCAATCTCAG CACCAGGAGAGAGGTACATAGCACCCCTCCCATTGTCACCATGTCCTCTGACAGTGacaaagaggtggaggaggaggggatagaagaggaggatgaggaagagagggTCTCTCCTTACATGGTGTCAGGCTGCAGTgcagggggagagacag ACACCTCAGATGAAAAGCACAACTCTCACGAACTGAAGAGG GAGAACTCTTTTGGCAGGCGGTCCTCCCAGGGCAGTCACCACTCTGAGGACAGGGGTCCCCGTCCGCGGCGCCGCTGGTCCAGACGCATGGACAGCATGGATCTGATGGTCAAGTCCATGTTGGACCTCAGACAGCTGGACTCCTTCGCCatgcccccctcctcccccactaaGACCCAGACCCAGCCTGTTTCTGACTCCTTCAGAGACCCATTCAGAGAGGACGAGCTGGGCAGCACCATCAGCCTGCAACCCCTCACTGCATGG GGGGAGTCTGAGCAGAGGTCCCAGCAGCGGCCCAAATACATCATGCTCTCTCCACAGACACCTGACACAGAGACAGGCCCAGTGCTGTACCCCGACGGCTTTGAGGACAGGGTCAGCTTAGCCGGCAG tgagtACCTGGTGAAGGAGCTGCTGCCTGGGCCTGGGGCCAGCAGGAGTGTGAAGGGGTACCAGAACCACAACCAGTGGAGCCAGGGCCACCATGACAAACACAGCTCAGACAGTGCCTTCTCTGTGGACTACTCCAGCAGCAGACTGTCCAGCCCAGACAGTCAGCAGCAGCCTCCTGGAGAGG AGCCCACGGAGCCTCT TGTGGATGGGAATTCCTCTGAATTGGACATGGAGGAActggaggtggaagaggagggggGCGTAGGGAGGGGAGATGCCAAGGGGATGACGATAGTACCCCAGACCCCGGACCAGGAGGCCTTCCTCAAACAGCACTTTGGCAACCTGGCTGAGCTTAACAACCCAG TGAGTCCGACGAGAGTTGCCACCCCTGACAGTATCAGCATCTCCTCCAAGTTCCTGTCCCAATGCTCTACTGGAAG CAGGACCTCCTTTCCATTCCTATCTAAGAGCATTGGTGAGGGGAAGGTAGGCAGCGGAGTGGTGAAGCCCCTGGTCTCTCAGGTGAGGCCTCTCATGGAGCACAACCAGGGCCAGAGCCACAACCAGGACAGAGACCAGAGCCAAGGCCACAGCCAGAGGAAGGTCTCAGAAGACTCTCAAAAGGGCCCCACCAGGAGACTAGAAGTAGTGGACACTACGGAGAAGTGTTTTAATCTGCGGGCCTCTCCTCTGAGGAAGAAGCTGTTTAACCCTGCAGTGGACTCCCGTAGGACGGTCAGCCCTGTGGCCAAGGCTGCAGCCTCTCACCTCACAACTACAGGAATGAGGAAGTCCCAGTCAGTCCAGAACCTGCACACTGAGG ACATGCCTCTAACTCTGTCTCGGCCCTCCAAGGAGGTGGCCCCCCTGCCCCATCACTCCCAGGCCAGCGAGGGTCCAGGGACACTCCCCACCACGCCCCTGCCCCATCACTCCCAGGCCAGCGAGGGTCCAGTGACACTCCCCACCACCCCCCGCAGCACACTGCCCAGCGTGCCCCCTTTCTGCAGCCCCACCTCCCCCCAGCCTCAGGACAACACCAGTACCAGCCAGAGCACAGCCACTATGCCCAGGAGCCTAAAGTCCCGCTGCTCCTACATGAGCCCCACCACCAGTTCCATGGCCAAGATGTCCCGCTCCGTGTCCATGGGAGACAACCTAAACATGACTGAGGAGGAGTCTGGGTCTGGAAGTAGTTCCACCCCTCCAACGACTAAGAGTCAGAGCTGCTCCTCCCAGAGTCCGAGTACTAACACATATATCCCAGTGGCCATGGTCTCCTCGGCGTCCTCCTCCCTCTCAGGGATGGGTTTAGCCATGCCCCAAGCTGCTGTTATCCCCACCTTCATAgctagctctaaccctaacccaaccaccAAGAGTCTGCAGGCCAAGCTGACGTGCAGCACCCGGCCCCAGCTCAACCTGGACACCTCCAAGTCCCTCCCAGACAAGCCCTCCCTGGCAGTCTTCACACCCAACGGTACCTCCAAGACCACCACCACTTCCTCCAAGACTGTCAACGAGGACAACCTCTCCCCCAGATCCCCAGTTAGCTTATTGCCCCAGCAGGGCCAGAATCAACCACCACCGCTCTCCAACAACGTCCAGCTAGTCATTGCACTGTCCCCCTTCCCTGCTGCTCCTGTGGAGACTAGCCCAGTGCAGAGCCCTGAGGCGGAGCAGCTTGGTCTCACCGCGGAGCTGCGTCCTGAGGCCCCTGTTGTAGACAACAGACTGGAACAGCCAAAGACAGAGGAAAGCCAGGGCCTGACCCAGGAGGAGAGCCCCGTGACGGAGCTGTCTCAGGGCAATCCGGTCTACCTGCTGTCACAACGAGGGCCCGGCCAGGACCGCACAG AGGATTCTCTCAGTATGGAGTCGTGCAGGGTGTTGGCCAGCGAACTACAGAACTCGTTTAGGAAGGCCTCCCGGTTCTACAGGATG GTGAACAGTGTGCCTGTAGCCTCCAGGCAGGAGCAGCATGAGATGGCACGCGTCCTGTCTGAGGCCTTTGAGGTTGTGAGGGCTGAGCTGAGCTCCCTGCCCCAGAGCTCACCACCATCCCCCTCTGGAGAACCTGCAGCAGGAGGCTCCCTGTGTACGCTGGGCTACCGGCCTGCAGGACCAGGGACAGGGGGATCAGgctcaggggaggagaggactctGGCTCTGCTGGAGCAGTACTCTGAGCTCCTCCTCAAAGCTGTGGAGAAGAGGCTGGACAACAATTAG